One region of Mycolicibacterium rhodesiae NBB3 genomic DNA includes:
- a CDS encoding glutamine synthetase family protein — MTNTVDAPIVHNTTSARERELRHALADGTLTEIEVAWSDPFGHAQGKRIPASQFLNRALGSGFAFCEASLGWNTDGTVIDSLDITSWANGFPDVFAVPDLATYRPLPWRPRVGHVISDIVAHDRTPSLLDPRAVLRKVLARLASLGYSAKIGVEFELYLLNADGSSFQDDIHAYSLENANALDPLLSDLYETLSAFTRLEGIQTEYGPGQIETNLVYTDALEAADDAVRLKYAAKEVARKHGKIASFMPKPFTEHSGSSQHLHISLWRDGQPAFAPDDGAENPITLNAIAGLLEHLPSITLFGAHSVNAYRRFVPDSFAPATVTWSRDNRSAAVRSLVEADPTATRIELRSGASDANPYWLIASALAGVIAGLEAKSTPPPAEGGNLYTKGVPLPESLGVALELATRDDTIAEILGADSVRDFAALARSEWVEYSNEVSDWERRRYLALS, encoded by the coding sequence ATGACGAACACCGTCGATGCACCGATTGTCCACAACACCACGTCGGCGAGGGAGCGCGAACTGCGCCACGCCCTCGCCGACGGCACGCTCACCGAGATCGAGGTGGCGTGGAGCGATCCGTTCGGCCACGCGCAGGGCAAACGGATTCCCGCCTCACAGTTCCTGAACCGGGCGCTCGGCAGCGGATTCGCCTTCTGTGAAGCGTCTTTGGGATGGAACACCGACGGCACAGTCATCGACTCGCTGGACATCACGAGTTGGGCCAACGGTTTCCCCGACGTGTTCGCGGTACCCGACCTCGCGACATATCGGCCACTGCCCTGGCGCCCGCGGGTAGGACATGTGATCTCCGATATCGTTGCCCACGACCGCACCCCGTCGCTACTGGATCCCCGTGCGGTGCTGAGGAAGGTGCTGGCGCGGCTCGCCTCGCTCGGCTATTCCGCGAAGATCGGCGTGGAGTTCGAGCTCTATCTGCTCAATGCGGACGGATCATCGTTCCAGGACGACATCCACGCCTACTCGCTGGAGAACGCGAACGCGCTCGATCCGCTGCTCTCCGACCTCTACGAGACTTTGAGCGCGTTCACCCGTCTGGAAGGCATTCAGACCGAATACGGCCCGGGACAGATCGAGACGAACCTGGTCTACACCGACGCGTTGGAAGCAGCCGACGATGCCGTCCGGCTCAAGTATGCCGCCAAGGAAGTGGCCCGAAAGCACGGCAAGATCGCCAGTTTCATGCCGAAGCCGTTCACCGAGCACTCCGGCAGCAGTCAGCATCTGCACATCTCTCTCTGGCGTGACGGTCAGCCGGCGTTCGCCCCCGACGACGGCGCCGAGAACCCGATCACTCTCAACGCGATCGCGGGCCTGCTCGAGCATCTGCCGTCGATCACGTTGTTCGGCGCGCACTCGGTGAACGCATACCGGCGCTTCGTCCCCGACTCCTTCGCACCTGCAACCGTGACGTGGAGTCGCGACAATCGCAGTGCCGCAGTGCGTTCACTTGTGGAAGCAGACCCTACGGCGACACGCATCGAATTGCGCAGCGGCGCATCGGACGCCAACCCGTACTGGTTGATCGCGTCCGCACTGGCGGGGGTGATCGCGGGACTGGAGGCGAAGTCCACTCCCCCGCCCGCAGAAGGCGGCAACCTGTACACCAAGGGTGTCCCGTTACCCGAATCACTCGGTGTGGCACTGGAGCTGGCGACGCGCGACGACACCATCGCCGAAATCCTCGGCGCCGATTCGGTGCGGGACTTCGCCGCACTGGCCCGCAGCGAATGGGTGGAGTACTCCAACGAGGTCAGCGACTGGGAACGCAGGCGCTACCTGGCCCTCTCGTGA
- a CDS encoding LLM class flavin-dependent oxidoreductase, translating into MTAARFGVWAPVYGNHGARNHPHDAPDASYRRTRDLLLRAEAAGFDSTLLAQHVIHPSNTEDEVLETWSTIAALAEATTRIELIGAVKPLLFNPLVFAKIAANIADIAHGRLSVNLVTGWFLPELEGLGLDPLEHDDRYAYSREWLAAVVELWAGKHVPIGDRGGHPAVIRPAPADPPPLYVGGESEPGRALAAEYADVFFINGRPFLETVEVIEDLRARPRNGAELRFGLSAFVIARDTESEALAELDYLHSLDEAETRPEISGGTDPKTQMYKVLSGTKRIGSNGGTLAGLVGSYEQVVERIHAFHAAGIELFMLQFQPIESELDRFADKIIPHFR; encoded by the coding sequence GTGACCGCAGCACGCTTCGGGGTGTGGGCGCCGGTCTACGGCAACCACGGTGCGCGCAATCACCCGCACGATGCACCCGATGCGAGCTACCGTCGCACCCGCGATCTGCTACTGCGCGCCGAGGCGGCGGGGTTCGACTCCACTCTGCTGGCACAGCACGTCATCCACCCGAGCAACACCGAGGACGAGGTGCTCGAAACGTGGTCGACGATTGCGGCGCTCGCTGAGGCAACGACGCGCATCGAGTTGATCGGTGCGGTGAAACCACTGCTGTTCAACCCGTTGGTGTTCGCGAAGATCGCCGCCAATATCGCCGACATCGCCCACGGTCGACTGTCCGTCAATCTCGTCACCGGCTGGTTCCTACCCGAACTGGAGGGGCTGGGCCTGGATCCACTCGAACACGATGACAGGTATGCGTATTCGCGGGAGTGGCTCGCGGCCGTCGTCGAACTGTGGGCGGGTAAGCACGTCCCGATCGGTGACCGTGGCGGTCATCCCGCGGTGATCCGGCCCGCGCCCGCCGACCCGCCGCCGTTGTACGTCGGGGGCGAATCCGAACCGGGCAGGGCACTCGCCGCCGAATACGCGGACGTGTTCTTCATCAACGGCCGCCCGTTTCTCGAGACCGTCGAGGTCATCGAGGACCTCCGAGCCCGGCCGCGAAACGGTGCCGAATTGCGATTCGGGTTGTCCGCGTTCGTGATCGCGCGCGACACGGAGTCAGAAGCACTGGCGGAACTGGACTATCTGCATTCCCTCGACGAGGCGGAGACCAGGCCCGAGATCTCCGGCGGCACCGACCCGAAGACCCAGATGTACAAGGTGCTGTCGGGCACCAAGCGGATCGGATCGAACGGCGGCACGCTGGCCGGTCTGGTGGGCAGCTACGAGCAGGTCGTCGAGCGCATCCACGCCTTCCACGCCGCCGGCATCGAACTGTTCATGCTCCAGTTCCAGCCGATCGAATCCGAGCTGGACCGGTTCGCGGACAAGATCATTCCCCACTTCCGATAA
- a CDS encoding sulfate/molybdate ABC transporter ATP-binding protein gives MTNAITVRAANKHYGDFAALDNVDFDVPAGSLTALLGPSGSGKSTLLRAIAGLDQPDTGTITINGEDVTGVPPQQRGIGFVFQHYAAFKHLNVRDNVAFGLKIRKKSKAEITEKVDNLLEVVGLAGFQTRYPNQLSGGQRQRMALARALAVDPQVLLLDEPFGALDAKVREDLRAWLRRLHDEVHVTTVLVTHDQAEALDVADRIAVLNKGRIEQVGSPTDVYDKPANAFVMSFLGAVSSLNGSLVRPHDIRVGRNPDMAIATSDGSIQATGVLRATIDRIVMLGFEVRVELTSAADKTPFTAQITRGDAEALGLKEGDTVYVRATRVPELPGGTEIPAVDDADEDESLTNAGLQK, from the coding sequence ATGACAAATGCGATCACGGTGCGGGCCGCGAACAAACACTACGGCGATTTCGCCGCCCTCGACAACGTCGACTTCGACGTGCCCGCGGGGTCGCTGACGGCACTGCTCGGCCCAAGCGGCTCGGGCAAATCAACGCTGCTGCGGGCGATCGCGGGTCTCGACCAGCCCGACACCGGGACCATCACCATCAACGGTGAGGACGTCACCGGGGTACCGCCGCAGCAACGCGGCATCGGTTTCGTGTTCCAGCACTACGCCGCGTTCAAGCATCTGAATGTGCGGGACAACGTCGCGTTCGGCTTGAAGATACGCAAGAAGTCGAAGGCCGAGATCACGGAGAAGGTCGACAACCTCCTCGAAGTCGTTGGGCTGGCAGGCTTTCAGACCCGCTATCCCAACCAACTCTCCGGCGGACAGCGTCAGCGCATGGCGCTTGCCCGGGCACTCGCCGTCGACCCGCAGGTGCTGCTGCTGGACGAGCCGTTCGGCGCCCTCGACGCCAAGGTGCGTGAGGACCTGCGAGCGTGGCTCCGCCGGCTGCACGACGAAGTGCATGTCACCACCGTGCTGGTGACGCACGATCAGGCGGAGGCGCTCGACGTCGCCGACCGGATCGCGGTGCTGAACAAGGGCCGCATCGAGCAGGTCGGTTCTCCCACCGATGTCTACGACAAGCCGGCGAATGCGTTCGTGATGTCGTTCCTGGGCGCGGTGTCGTCACTCAACGGATCGCTGGTACGGCCACACGACATTCGTGTGGGGCGCAACCCCGATATGGCGATCGCGACGAGCGACGGTTCGATACAGGCCACCGGTGTGCTGCGAGCGACCATCGACCGGATCGTGATGTTGGGCTTCGAAGTTCGAGTCGAATTGACCAGCGCGGCAGACAAGACCCCGTTCACCGCGCAGATCACCCGCGGAGACGCCGAAGCGCTCGGACTGAAGGAGGGTGACACCGTCTACGTGCGTGCGACCCGGGTACCTGAACTGCCCGGCGGCACCGAGATCCCGGCCGTCGATGACGCCGACGAAGACGAGTCGCTGACCAACGCCGGACTTCAGAAGTAG
- a CDS encoding Ms4533A family Cys-rich leader peptide yields MASGNKSGHILALIAVGFTAVADVCCCR; encoded by the coding sequence ATGGCGTCCGGCAACAAGAGTGGTCACATTCTGGCCCTCATTGCCGTGGGTTTCACTGCTGTCGCTGATGTCTGTTGTTGTCGCTGA
- the cysT gene encoding sulfate ABC transporter permease subunit CysT — protein sequence MTAGLDAPEALRAQRGFFKSRYGSTRLRVGVATTWLSLIVLLPLAAIVWQSAGGGWSAFWEAITSNGAIESFRVTLTVSVVVAVVNSVFGLMVAWVLTRDDFWGKRYVDAIIDLPFALPTIVASLVMLALYGANSPVGLSLQQTIWGIGIALAFVTLPFVVRSVQPVLLELDREVEEAAASLGADNFTIFRLVVLPALLPSLLSGAGLAFSRAIGEYGSVVLIGGAVPGKTEVSSQYIRQLIEFDDRTGAAAVSIVLLVISFVILFILRTIGSRAAKREELSA from the coding sequence ATGACAGCTGGCCTAGACGCTCCCGAGGCGCTCCGAGCGCAGCGGGGTTTCTTCAAGAGCCGATATGGCAGTACCAGGCTGCGAGTCGGCGTCGCTACGACGTGGTTGTCGCTGATCGTGCTGCTGCCGCTTGCCGCGATCGTGTGGCAGTCCGCGGGCGGTGGGTGGTCGGCGTTCTGGGAGGCGATCACTTCCAACGGGGCCATCGAGTCGTTCCGCGTCACGCTCACGGTCTCGGTGGTCGTGGCCGTGGTCAACTCGGTCTTCGGGCTGATGGTCGCGTGGGTGCTGACCCGCGACGACTTCTGGGGTAAGCGATACGTCGATGCGATCATCGACCTCCCGTTCGCGCTGCCGACCATCGTGGCCAGCCTCGTGATGTTGGCGCTGTACGGCGCCAACAGTCCGGTTGGACTCTCGCTTCAGCAGACCATCTGGGGGATCGGCATCGCACTGGCATTCGTCACGCTGCCGTTCGTGGTCCGCTCTGTGCAACCGGTACTCCTCGAACTCGATCGGGAAGTCGAGGAGGCGGCGGCGTCACTGGGCGCGGACAACTTCACCATCTTCAGGCTGGTGGTCCTCCCCGCACTGTTGCCGTCGCTGCTGTCCGGCGCGGGGCTGGCCTTCTCCCGCGCCATCGGTGAGTACGGCTCGGTCGTGTTGATCGGCGGCGCGGTGCCGGGTAAGACGGAGGTCTCGTCGCAGTACATCCGCCAGTTGATCGAGTTCGACGACCGTACCGGCGCGGCGGCGGTTTCAATTGTGCTGCTCGTCATTTCGTTCGTGATCCTCTTCATCCTGCGAACCATCGGTTCGCGTGCTGCGAAGCGCGAGGAGTTGTCCGCATGA
- a CDS encoding sulfate ABC transporter substrate-binding protein has protein sequence MLNIGKSWRITAALATTATLLAACGGGSSDVAGGGDQPAADTTLTVVAYAVPEPGWSKIIPAFTASEEGKGIAVTTSYGASGDQSRAVVDGKPADLVNFSVEPDINRLVKADKVAKDWNTDATQGIPFGSVVSLVVREGNPKNIKDWDDLLQPGLEVVSPSPLSSGSAKWNLLAPYAAKSNGGQDSQAGLDFVNKLVSEHIKTRPASGREATDLFLQGTGDVLLSYENEAINIERQGKPVEHVNPPQTFKIENPVAVVSSSQHLEQANALKNFLYTSEGQKIWAQAGFRPVDPAVAEEFATDFPTPEKLWTVADLGGWSEVDPALFDKDNGTITKIYKQATG, from the coding sequence ATGCTCAACATCGGAAAGTCCTGGCGTATCACCGCCGCGCTCGCCACGACAGCCACCCTGTTGGCGGCCTGCGGTGGTGGCTCCAGCGACGTCGCTGGGGGAGGCGACCAGCCGGCGGCCGATACCACGCTGACCGTGGTCGCCTACGCCGTTCCGGAACCGGGCTGGAGCAAGATCATCCCGGCGTTCACGGCCAGCGAAGAGGGCAAGGGTATCGCCGTCACCACGTCCTATGGCGCCTCGGGCGACCAGTCGCGTGCGGTTGTCGACGGCAAGCCCGCCGACCTCGTCAACTTCTCCGTCGAGCCCGACATCAACCGTCTGGTCAAGGCCGACAAGGTGGCCAAGGACTGGAACACCGACGCGACGCAGGGGATCCCTTTCGGCTCCGTGGTTTCGCTGGTCGTCCGCGAGGGCAACCCGAAGAACATCAAGGACTGGGACGATCTGCTTCAGCCTGGACTCGAGGTCGTCAGTCCCAGCCCGCTGAGCTCAGGTTCGGCGAAATGGAACCTGTTGGCGCCGTATGCCGCGAAGAGCAACGGCGGTCAGGACTCGCAGGCCGGTCTCGACTTCGTCAACAAGCTGGTGAGCGAGCACATCAAGACGCGGCCGGCGTCGGGCCGTGAAGCCACCGACCTGTTCCTGCAGGGCACCGGTGACGTGCTGCTCAGCTACGAGAACGAAGCGATCAACATCGAGCGGCAGGGTAAGCCCGTCGAGCACGTCAACCCGCCGCAGACGTTCAAGATCGAGAACCCTGTGGCAGTGGTGTCGTCGTCACAGCATCTCGAGCAGGCCAACGCGCTGAAGAACTTCCTCTATACCTCGGAGGGGCAGAAAATCTGGGCCCAGGCCGGATTCCGTCCCGTCGATCCGGCGGTCGCCGAAGAGTTCGCCACCGACTTCCCGACGCCTGAGAAGCTGTGGACGGTCGCTGATCTCGGCGGCTGGAGCGAGGTCGACCCCGCCCTGTTCGACAAGGACAATGGCACCATCACGAAGATCTACAAGCAGGCGACTGGATGA
- a CDS encoding acyl-CoA dehydrogenase family protein, which translates to MTVTRDTVAPRAPFSTEPLGGSVDERLARLPEIVASLRREDPAAERDRVLQYDAVEAIRRSGVLALRVPTEFGGPGGTARDVLTAVIQISRGSSNVGQALRAHFGFSERLLSNRALPGERVEWFPRVNAGLVVGNAITDAAGRAPSSADTKVLPDTAGVLRLNGYKFYSTGTLFADVIAVSALDAEGRDVQVIVPADRTGVELFDDWDGFGQRTTASGGTRFTEVEVRPEEVVTVSEGNTLGHGTGFLQLYLASVAVGIAYAVLDDAVEYVRTKARPASHSVADSAATDPFVLQAVGDISATASSAEAIVLAAADAIDRLIEQDLQHDREAVAEVAVTVAKAQLVAERLTISAAERLFDTGGASATARALNLDRHWRNVRTVATHSPLAYKAYAAGNFAVNGVHPPANGYF; encoded by the coding sequence ATGACCGTCACACGCGACACCGTCGCACCACGCGCACCGTTCAGCACCGAGCCACTGGGCGGATCGGTCGACGAACGTCTGGCCCGACTGCCCGAGATCGTGGCGTCACTGCGACGCGAAGACCCAGCCGCAGAACGCGATCGGGTACTGCAGTACGACGCCGTGGAGGCGATTCGGCGGTCGGGAGTACTCGCGCTGCGGGTACCCACCGAGTTCGGCGGCCCGGGCGGCACGGCGCGCGATGTGCTTACTGCGGTGATTCAGATCAGCCGCGGGAGCTCCAATGTGGGACAGGCTCTTCGCGCGCACTTCGGCTTTTCCGAGCGGCTACTGAGCAACCGTGCGCTACCCGGTGAGCGAGTGGAGTGGTTCCCACGCGTGAACGCGGGCCTCGTCGTCGGCAACGCGATCACGGATGCGGCCGGTCGGGCACCGTCGAGTGCCGACACCAAGGTGCTGCCCGACACCGCCGGGGTGCTCCGGCTCAACGGCTACAAGTTCTACTCGACCGGCACGCTGTTCGCCGATGTCATCGCGGTATCGGCGCTGGACGCCGAGGGCCGCGACGTGCAGGTGATCGTCCCGGCGGATCGCACCGGCGTCGAGTTGTTCGACGACTGGGACGGATTCGGACAGCGCACCACCGCCAGTGGCGGCACCCGTTTCACCGAAGTCGAGGTCCGCCCCGAAGAAGTTGTCACCGTCTCCGAGGGCAACACGTTGGGGCACGGGACCGGATTCCTGCAGCTGTACCTGGCGTCTGTGGCGGTCGGCATCGCCTACGCCGTCCTCGATGACGCCGTCGAGTATGTCCGCACCAAGGCGCGGCCGGCTTCGCACTCGGTGGCTGACAGCGCGGCGACCGATCCCTTTGTCCTGCAGGCTGTCGGAGACATCTCCGCAACGGCGTCGTCGGCCGAAGCCATCGTTCTGGCAGCAGCCGATGCGATCGACCGCCTCATCGAGCAGGATCTGCAGCACGACCGGGAGGCCGTCGCCGAAGTCGCGGTCACGGTCGCCAAGGCGCAGCTGGTGGCCGAGCGGTTGACCATCTCAGCCGCCGAGCGGCTGTTCGACACGGGAGGCGCGTCGGCGACCGCCCGCGCGCTGAACCTCGACCGGCACTGGCGAAATGTCCGTACCGTCGCCACCCATAGTCCGTTGGCCTACAAGGCTTATGCCGCAGGAAACTTCGCCGTCAACGGCGTCCATCCCCCGGCGAACGGCTACTTCTGA
- the cysW gene encoding sulfate ABC transporter permease subunit CysW produces MTLSSATRYLLRFLALGYILVLLVVPVGLILWRTFAPGVGAFFESISTPAALSALQLSLLVVAIVVPLNVVFGVPTALVLARNKFRGKSVLQAVIDLPFAVSPVVVGVALILLWGSAGIFGFVENDFGLKIIFGFPGIVLASIFVTIPYVIREVEPVLHELGTDQEEAASTLGSSAWQTFWRITLPSIKWGLMYGVVLTVARTLGEYGAVIMVSSNLPGVSQTLTLLVSDRHNRGAEYGAYAISTLLMAVAVVVLIAQVILDARRQKTTK; encoded by the coding sequence ATGACGCTCTCGTCCGCGACGCGCTACCTGCTCCGATTTCTGGCGCTCGGATATATCCTCGTGCTGCTCGTCGTGCCGGTGGGACTGATCCTGTGGCGCACGTTCGCGCCAGGGGTCGGCGCGTTCTTCGAGTCGATCAGCACCCCGGCGGCGCTGTCGGCCCTCCAACTGTCACTGCTCGTGGTGGCGATCGTGGTGCCGCTGAACGTCGTTTTCGGCGTACCGACGGCGTTGGTGTTGGCACGCAACAAGTTCCGCGGTAAGAGCGTGCTGCAGGCCGTCATCGACCTGCCGTTCGCGGTGTCACCGGTGGTCGTCGGTGTCGCGCTCATCCTGCTGTGGGGTTCGGCCGGCATCTTCGGCTTTGTGGAGAACGATTTCGGGCTGAAGATCATCTTCGGTTTTCCGGGGATCGTGCTCGCCAGCATCTTCGTGACGATCCCCTATGTCATTCGTGAGGTCGAACCGGTGCTGCACGAACTCGGCACCGACCAGGAGGAGGCCGCCTCCACTCTGGGATCCAGTGCTTGGCAGACATTCTGGCGGATCACGCTGCCATCGATCAAGTGGGGCCTGATGTACGGGGTCGTGTTGACCGTCGCGCGTACGCTCGGCGAATACGGTGCGGTCATCATGGTGTCGTCGAACCTGCCGGGGGTCTCCCAGACCCTGACCCTGCTGGTATCCGACCGCCACAACCGCGGCGCGGAATACGGGGCGTACGCCATCTCGACACTGCTCATGGCGGTGGCGGTGGTCGTCCTGATCGCCCAGGTGATCCTGGACGCCCGTCGCCAGAAGACAACCAAGTAG
- a CDS encoding APC family permease: MSEITAAPDSVRDEPQPSARKLRGNLGVASIVFLVVAAAAPLGVIGGVVPLGLAAGNGAGFPATFIISTVILLLFAVGFTAMTPYVEEAGAFFSYVRRSLGLPAGIGIAFVAIVSYVALEAGVYGLLGPAGVAVVDLFGGPTLQWWLFAAVAFAVVTLLGYRHIELSSKVLGVLLSAEIAIVVVLDLVIVARGGDHGLSTGIINPSAIVSGSLGIGLLFAIISYVGFEATAIYRDEARTPERTIPRATYVALILIGVFYAVTAWALVSGWGDEAAVQRATDSGATFLGDTAQRYIGIVGADIITVLYFTSLFACILAFHTIASRYLFALSQRDVLPASLSRPHTKHGSPHRASLWISGVVAISVALAAVFKLDPAAQFYTWFAGTTTVGVIVLLIATSVAVLVFFGKDRRGLSQWRVRIAPAIGLVGLLGSLVLILANLDTLVGGSSVLAWVIVGLLVAAFVVGAIVGTRVRDNTVAQS; this comes from the coding sequence ATGTCCGAAATCACCGCTGCGCCAGATTCCGTGAGGGACGAACCTCAGCCTTCGGCGCGCAAACTGCGCGGAAATCTCGGGGTGGCGTCCATCGTCTTCCTGGTGGTAGCCGCTGCTGCACCGCTGGGCGTGATCGGCGGCGTTGTGCCGCTGGGGCTGGCCGCGGGGAACGGCGCCGGCTTCCCGGCGACGTTCATCATCTCGACGGTCATCCTGCTGCTCTTCGCCGTCGGTTTCACGGCGATGACGCCGTATGTGGAGGAGGCCGGCGCGTTCTTCTCCTATGTCCGTAGGTCGTTAGGGCTCCCGGCGGGTATCGGAATCGCCTTCGTCGCGATCGTCAGCTACGTCGCGCTGGAAGCCGGCGTCTATGGCCTCCTCGGACCCGCAGGCGTCGCGGTGGTCGACCTGTTCGGTGGGCCGACACTGCAGTGGTGGTTGTTCGCGGCGGTCGCCTTCGCCGTCGTGACCTTGCTCGGATACCGCCACATCGAACTGTCGAGCAAGGTGCTCGGGGTGCTGCTGAGCGCAGAGATCGCCATCGTCGTCGTCCTGGATCTCGTCATCGTCGCCCGTGGCGGTGACCATGGATTGTCGACGGGAATCATCAATCCCAGCGCCATCGTGTCCGGATCACTGGGCATCGGACTGCTTTTCGCGATCATCAGCTATGTCGGCTTCGAAGCGACCGCCATCTATCGCGACGAGGCCCGCACGCCGGAGCGCACCATTCCCCGCGCCACCTATGTCGCGCTGATCCTGATCGGCGTGTTCTATGCGGTCACCGCCTGGGCGTTGGTCTCCGGCTGGGGCGACGAAGCGGCGGTGCAGCGCGCCACCGATTCGGGCGCAACGTTCCTCGGCGACACCGCACAGCGCTACATCGGCATCGTCGGTGCTGACATCATCACCGTGCTGTACTTCACCAGCCTGTTCGCCTGCATCCTCGCGTTCCACACGATTGCGTCGCGCTACCTGTTCGCGTTGTCGCAGCGCGACGTTCTCCCGGCGTCACTGAGCCGTCCTCACACCAAGCACGGCTCACCGCACCGTGCATCCCTGTGGATCTCCGGCGTCGTCGCGATCAGCGTCGCTCTCGCCGCGGTCTTCAAGCTCGATCCGGCCGCGCAGTTCTACACCTGGTTCGCGGGCACCACGACCGTCGGGGTGATCGTTCTGCTGATCGCGACCAGCGTGGCGGTGCTCGTGTTCTTCGGCAAGGACCGACGCGGTCTGTCGCAGTGGCGGGTCCGCATCGCCCCGGCGATCGGTCTGGTCGGACTGCTTGGGTCGCTGGTGCTCATCCTCGCCAATCTCGACACCCTCGTCGGCGGCTCCAGCGTTCTGGCGTGGGTCATCGTCGGGCTGCTCGTCGCGGCCTTCGTGGTGGGCGCCATCGTCGGAACGCGGGTGCGCGACAACACCGTCGCACAGTCATGA
- a CDS encoding peroxidase-related enzyme (This protein belongs to a clade of uncharacterized proteins related to peroxidases such as the alkylhydroperoxidase AhpD.), whose translation MTTSTTATRISRLRVPDLDELSDGPVRDFFAGQQRDEGLTSNWFRALSLNEDDLARLNGYLLPLLGVGGRQGLSIREREVIATVVSGENRCAYCHTNHANKLGKVARDWSFGQRVAIDHHQVAELTDRERALADLAVAVNGNPQSIRDEDIERLRDLGLDDSEILEGISIAAFIGATNRIGIALSVPPNPEYTGVPK comes from the coding sequence ATGACGACATCAACGACTGCCACTCGTATCTCGCGCCTGCGCGTCCCCGATCTCGATGAGCTCAGCGACGGGCCGGTCCGCGACTTCTTCGCCGGGCAGCAGCGCGACGAGGGGCTCACCTCCAATTGGTTTCGGGCGCTGTCGCTCAACGAGGACGATCTCGCACGCCTGAACGGCTACCTTCTGCCGCTGCTGGGCGTAGGCGGGCGACAGGGGTTGTCCATCCGGGAGCGAGAGGTGATCGCCACGGTCGTGTCAGGCGAAAACCGTTGCGCCTATTGCCATACCAACCACGCGAACAAGCTCGGCAAGGTCGCACGAGACTGGTCGTTCGGTCAACGTGTGGCGATCGACCACCATCAGGTCGCCGAACTCACGGATCGCGAACGCGCCCTCGCCGATCTGGCCGTGGCAGTCAACGGGAATCCGCAGTCCATCCGGGACGAGGACATCGAGCGGCTGCGAGATCTCGGTCTCGACGACTCCGAGATCCTGGAGGGGATCTCGATTGCGGCCTTCATCGGAGCCACCAACCGCATCGGTATCGCCCTGTCGGTACCACCCAACCCCGAGTACACCGGCGTACCGAAGTAA
- a CDS encoding ABC transporter ATP-binding protein translates to MSSASDLKDDAKRDGNAAIQISGVSHRYGKGRSEVTALGPVDLSIDPGSFLVLVGASGCGKSTLLRLLAGFESPSEGKVQISGTPPTPGVTAGVVFQQPRLFPWRTVGGNVDLALKYAKVPRERRNDRRDQLLSRVGLEGTADRKIWEISGGQQQRVAIARALAAETPLFLLDEPFAALDALTRERLQEDVRQVSAESGRTTVFVTHSADEAAFLGSRIVVLTRRPGQVALDLPVDLPRTGVDADELRRSPEYTAIRTEVGRAVKAAAA, encoded by the coding sequence GTGTCCTCAGCCAGTGATCTGAAAGACGACGCCAAGCGGGACGGCAACGCCGCGATCCAGATATCGGGCGTGTCCCACCGCTACGGCAAGGGCCGCAGCGAGGTCACCGCGTTGGGTCCGGTCGACCTCAGCATCGATCCGGGTTCGTTTCTCGTGTTGGTCGGCGCGTCGGGATGCGGTAAGAGCACGCTGCTGCGGCTGCTTGCCGGCTTCGAATCACCCAGCGAGGGAAAGGTTCAGATATCGGGCACGCCCCCGACGCCGGGTGTGACGGCGGGCGTGGTCTTCCAGCAGCCGCGGCTGTTCCCATGGCGCACGGTGGGCGGAAACGTCGATCTGGCACTGAAATACGCGAAGGTGCCACGCGAGCGCCGCAATGATCGGCGCGATCAGCTGCTGTCCCGGGTAGGACTCGAAGGGACCGCCGACCGCAAGATCTGGGAGATCAGCGGTGGCCAGCAGCAGCGTGTGGCCATCGCCCGCGCGCTGGCGGCCGAGACACCGTTGTTCCTTCTCGACGAGCCGTTCGCCGCGCTGGACGCACTCACCCGGGAGCGCCTGCAGGAAGACGTCCGTCAGGTGAGCGCCGAGTCCGGTCGCACCACGGTGTTCGTCACGCACAGCGCCGACGAGGCGGCGTTCCTCGGGTCCCGGATCGTGGTGCTCACCCGCCGGCCCGGCCAAGTGGCACTTGACCTTCCGGTCGATCTGCCCCGCACGGGTGTCGACGCCGACGAACTTCGTCGCTCGCCGGAGTACACGGCGATCCGCACCGAGGTGGGCCGGGCAGTCAAGGCTGCCGCGGCGTAG